In Carya illinoinensis cultivar Pawnee chromosome 10, C.illinoinensisPawnee_v1, whole genome shotgun sequence, one DNA window encodes the following:
- the LOC122279373 gene encoding kinesin-like protein KIN-7K, chloroplastic isoform X1 gives MASKEKSKSKKFGSTKSKAANYSSYSTTSSSKPYLDTSIDGQSSPASSSVRSKPHFYSETLPLDAGRSKENVTVTVRFRPLSPREIHQGEEIAWYADGETIVRNEHNPSIAYAYDRVFGPTTTTRNVYDVAAQHAVSGAMEGISGTIFAYGVTSSGKTHTMHGDQRSPGIIPLAVKDAFSIIQETPNREFLLRMSYLEIYNEVMNDLLNPAGQNLRIREDSQGIFVEGIKEEVVLSPAHALSLIAAGEEHRHVGSTNFNLLSSRSHTIFTLTIESSPCGENSQGEAVSLSQLNLIDLAGSESSKAETTGVRRKEGSYINKSLLTLGTVISKLTDGRAAHIPYRDSKLTRLLQSSLSGHGRVSLICTVTPSSSSSEETHNTLKFAHRAKHIEIQAAQNKIIDEKSLIKKYQNEIRSLKEELEQLRRGIVRVPQLKDSAEEDLLLLKRKLEDGQVKLQSRLEQEEEAKATLLARIQRLTKLILVSSKASQSSRVLPHRPGHRSRHSFGEEELSYLPHKRPDLILDNDNIELYGSPEGNAETTNAMLKEKKTRKHGLLNWLKPRKRESGLGTLTSTGDKSSGIKSMSTPSTTQGESSILHTEARLSHSLLSESSPSAELLSEAREDREVHGDNFRGQETPLASIKSIDQIELLREQKKILSGEVALHSSALKRLSEAAKRNPKKDLIHVEMKNLKDEIMGKNEQIALLEKQITDSIVLASHKKIDNFELSHSVSELMAQLNEKSFELEVKAADNRVIQEQLNQKISECGGLQNTIASLKQQLSDALELSNLNTAITYSQRFTETGSSHGEDGSGRGLLLGAQATAIEELKQTVGELTESKEQLELRNQKLAEESSYAKGLASAAAIELKALSEEIAKLMNHNERLAAELAASKNSPTQRRTSPAVRNGRRDSHVKRNDQGGPVSDIKRELAASREKELSYEAALLEKDQREAQLQRRVEESKQREAYLENELANMWVLVAKLKKSHGAETEASESTRQTPRVEGFGI, from the exons ATGGCGtccaaagaaaaatcaaaatcgAAGAAGTTCGGTTCGACTAAGTCTAAAGCCGCTAATTATTCTTCGTACTCAACCACATCGTCTTCCAAACCGTATCTGGACACGTCTATTGATGGTCAGAGCTCTCCTGCATCTTCATCGGTGCGAAGTAAGCCTCACTTTTACTCAGAGACTCTACCTTTGGATGCTGGGAGATCCAAAGAAAATGTAACAGTGACAGTTCGGTTTCGTCCGCTAAG TCCGAGGGAAATCCATCAAGGAGAGGAGATTGCATGGTATGCAGATGGTGAAACTATCGTGCGGAACGAGCATAACCCTTCAATAGCTTATGCATACG ATCGAGTATTTGGCCCTACAACCACAACCCGTAATGTATATGATGTTGCCGCCCAGCATGCTGTTAGTGGCGCTATGGAAGGCATTAGTG GTACAATTTTTGCATACGGGGTGACAAGCAGTGGGAAGACCCACACTATGCAT GGTGATCAGAGGTCCCCTGGAATTATACCACTGGCAGTGAAAGATGCTTTCAGCATCATCCAAGAG ACTCCAAACAGAGAGTTTCTTCTTCGTATGTCATACTTGGAAATCTACAATGAG GTTATGAATGACTTGTTGAACCCAGCAGGACAGAATTTAAGAATTAGAGAGGATTCTCAG GGCATCTTTGTTGAAGGAATAAAGGAGGAAGTTGTGCTATCCCCTGCTCATGCCCTTTCCCTTATAGCTGCTGGAGAAG AGCACAGACATGTGGGGTCcacaaattttaatttactcAGCAGTAGGAGCCATACGATATTTACGCTG ACTATAGAGAGCAGCCCATGCGGTGAGAATAGTCAAGGGGAAGCAGTAAGCCTGTCACAACTG AACCTCATCGATCTGGCAGGTTCTGAGAGTTCAAAAGCAGAAACTACAGGTGTGAGACGGAAAGAAGGATCCTATATTAATAAGAGCCTCCTAACGCTTGGAACT GTTATATCCAAGTTAACAGATGGGAGGGCTGCTCATATACCATACAGGGACTCTAAATTGACAAGACTTCTTCAGTCTTCATTGAGTGGCCATGGACGTGTATCT CTTATTTGCACTGTCACTCCTTCATCAAGCAGTTCCGAAGAGACACATAATACGCTCAAATTTGCACACCGTGCCAAACACATTGAAATCCAAGCAGCACAAAACAAG ATTATTGATGAGAAATCACTTATCAAAAAGTACCAAAACGAGATTCGTTCTTTAAAGGAAGAGTTAGAGCAGTTGAGGAGGGGGATTGTTAGAGTTCCACAACTGAAAGATTCTGCAGAAGAAGACCTCTTGCTCTTAAAACGAAAG CTAGAGGATGGTCAAGTCAAACTGCAATCACGAttggaacaagaagaagaagctaaagCTACTTTGTTAGCCAGAATTCAACGCTTGACAAAACTAATTTTGGTCTCCTCAAAAGCATCGCAATCATCAAGAGTACTTCCTCATAGACCTGGTCATAGAAGCAGACATTCCTTTGGTGAAGAGGAG CTTTCATACCTACCACACAAGAGGCCAGACTTGATTTTAGATAATGACAACATTGAATTGTATGGTTCTCCTGAGGGGAATGCTGAAACCACTAATGCTATGTTGAAGGAGAAAAAGACCCGGAAGCATGGACTCCTAAACTGGTTGAAGCCACGG AAACGAGAAAGTGGCTTGGGTACTTTGACAAGCACCGGTGATAAGTCAAGTGGAATAAAGTCCATGAGTACACCCTCAACAACCCAAGGAGAAAGTAGCATCCTCCATACAGAAGCCAGACTTTCCCATTCTCTACTTTCAGAAAGCTCTCCATCTGCAGAACTTTTATCTGAGGCTAGAGAGGATAGAGAAGTTCATGGGGATAATTTCCGGGGACAAGAGACACCTCTG gcTAGCATAAAATCAATCGATCAGATTGAGCTTTTAAGGGAGCAGAAAAAGATCTTGTCTGGAGAGGTGGCACTCCATTCAAGTGCTTTGAAGCGCTTATCTGAGGCGGCTAAAAGGAACCCCAAGAAGGATCTTATTCAT GTGGAGATGAAAAACTTGAAAGATGAAATCATGGGAAAGAATGAACAAATAGCTTTGCTGGAAAAGCAAATTACTGATTCCATTGTCCTTGCTTCACACAAGAAgattgataattttgaattatcACAC TCTGTTTCTGAATTGATGGCGCAATTGAACGAGAAGTCATTTGAACTTGAG GTTAAAGCTGCAGATAATCGTGTAATTCAAGAGCAGCTGAACCAGAAG ATCAGTGAATGTGGAGGATTGCAGAACACAATTGCCTCCTTAAAGCAGCAGCTCTCTGATGCACTGGAGTTGAGCAATTTAAATACTGCAATCACTTATTCGCAACGATTTACAGAAACAGGGAGCTCGCACGGAGAAGATGGCTCAGGCAGAGGGTTGCTTTTAGGAGCACAG GCCACGGCTATTGAAGAACTGAAGCAGACAGTGGGAGAACTCACAGAATCAAAAGAACAGCTAGAACTTCGAAACCAGAAACTGGCGGAGGAGAGTTCGTATGCCAAAGGCTTAGCCTCAGCAGCTGCTATTGAACTCAAGGCATTATCAGAAGAAATTGCCAAGCTTATGAACCATAACGAGAGACTGGCTGCCGAGCTGGCCGCATCTAAGAACTCTCCCACTCAGCGTAGAACTAGCCCTGCGGTCAGAAATGGCCGGAGAGATAGTCATGTTAAGCGCAACGATCAAGGTGGGCCAGTCTCTGATATCAAGAGAGAACTGGCTGCAAGTCGGGAGAAAGAGCTTTCATACGAAGCTGCTCTATTAGAGAAGGATCAGAGAGAGGCTCAGCTTCAAAGAAGGGTTGAGGAATCCAAGCAAAGAGAAGCTTATCTCGAAAACGAACTTGCCAACATGTGGGTTCTTGTGGCAAAGTTGAAGAAATCCCATGGTGCCGAAACTGAGGCTTCTGAATCAACAAGACAGACTCCGCGCGTTGAAGGTTTTGGAATTTGA
- the LOC122279374 gene encoding calcium load-activated calcium channel-like → MLPSELPRENSTFSSFFPHASLTLAPTTPMATPQLFSSFKYYDSLTLVAISLCTAVVCEAISWLLIYRTNSYKSLRSSIDKASKKLETMKTESSAKIAKKSKTKKMDRVETSLKESSRDLSLFKFKSGAVVALVLFVVFGLLNSLFEGKVVAKLPFAPFRIVMKMSHRGLNGDDPTDCSMAFLYFLCSISIRTNLQKFLGFSPPRGASAGLFPMPDPKTN, encoded by the coding sequence ATGCTCCCATCGGAACTTCCGCGAGAAAACAGTACTTTCTCGTCCTTCTTTCCCCACGCTTCCCTAACACTCGCACCTACTACTCCCATGGCCACACCCCAGCTCTTCTCCTCCTTCAAATACTACGACAGCCTCACCTTGGTGGCCATTTCATTGTGCACTGCCGTAGTTTGTGAGGCCATCTCCTGGCTCCTCATCTACCGCACCAACTCTTACAAGTCCCTCCGTTCTTCCATCGACAAGGCTTCCAAGAAGCTCGAGACGATGAAGACCGAGTCCTCTGCCAAGATCGCCAAGAAATCCAAGACCAAGAAGATGGACCGCGTCGAGACCAGTCTCAAGGAGTCCAGCCGTGACCTCTCCCTCTTCAAGTTCAAGTCCGGCGCCGTCGTCGCCCTCGTCCTCTTTGTTGTCTTCGGTCTCCTCAATTCGCTCTTCGAAGGCAAGGTTGTCGCCAAATTACCCTTCGCACCCTTCAGGATCGTTATGAAGATGAGCCACAGAGGTCTAAATGGCGACGATCCCACCGATTGTTCCATGGCCTTCTTGTACTTCCTCTGCTCGATTAGCATCCGCACCAACCTGCAAAAGTTCTTAGGGTTTTCACCGCCACGTGGTGCCAGCGCCGGCCTCTTCCCCATGCCAGATCCCAAAACCAATTGA
- the LOC122279373 gene encoding kinesin-like protein KIN-7L, chloroplastic isoform X3 yields the protein MLSASSKREFLLRMSYLEIYNEVMNDLLNPAGQNLRIREDSQGIFVEGIKEEVVLSPAHALSLIAAGEEHRHVGSTNFNLLSSRSHTIFTLTIESSPCGENSQGEAVSLSQLNLIDLAGSESSKAETTGVRRKEGSYINKSLLTLGTVISKLTDGRAAHIPYRDSKLTRLLQSSLSGHGRVSLICTVTPSSSSSEETHNTLKFAHRAKHIEIQAAQNKIIDEKSLIKKYQNEIRSLKEELEQLRRGIVRVPQLKDSAEEDLLLLKRKLEDGQVKLQSRLEQEEEAKATLLARIQRLTKLILVSSKASQSSRVLPHRPGHRSRHSFGEEELSYLPHKRPDLILDNDNIELYGSPEGNAETTNAMLKEKKTRKHGLLNWLKPRKRESGLGTLTSTGDKSSGIKSMSTPSTTQGESSILHTEARLSHSLLSESSPSAELLSEAREDREVHGDNFRGQETPLASIKSIDQIELLREQKKILSGEVALHSSALKRLSEAAKRNPKKDLIHVEMKNLKDEIMGKNEQIALLEKQITDSIVLASHKKIDNFELSHSVSELMAQLNEKSFELEVKAADNRVIQEQLNQKISECGGLQNTIASLKQQLSDALELSNLNTAITYSQRFTETGSSHGEDGSGRGLLLGAQATAIEELKQTVGELTESKEQLELRNQKLAEESSYAKGLASAAAIELKALSEEIAKLMNHNERLAAELAASKNSPTQRRTSPAVRNGRRDSHVKRNDQGGPVSDIKRELAASREKELSYEAALLEKDQREAQLQRRVEESKQREAYLENELANMWVLVAKLKKSHGAETEASESTRQTPRVEGFGI from the exons ATGCTTTCAGCATCATCCAAGAG AGAGTTTCTTCTTCGTATGTCATACTTGGAAATCTACAATGAG GTTATGAATGACTTGTTGAACCCAGCAGGACAGAATTTAAGAATTAGAGAGGATTCTCAG GGCATCTTTGTTGAAGGAATAAAGGAGGAAGTTGTGCTATCCCCTGCTCATGCCCTTTCCCTTATAGCTGCTGGAGAAG AGCACAGACATGTGGGGTCcacaaattttaatttactcAGCAGTAGGAGCCATACGATATTTACGCTG ACTATAGAGAGCAGCCCATGCGGTGAGAATAGTCAAGGGGAAGCAGTAAGCCTGTCACAACTG AACCTCATCGATCTGGCAGGTTCTGAGAGTTCAAAAGCAGAAACTACAGGTGTGAGACGGAAAGAAGGATCCTATATTAATAAGAGCCTCCTAACGCTTGGAACT GTTATATCCAAGTTAACAGATGGGAGGGCTGCTCATATACCATACAGGGACTCTAAATTGACAAGACTTCTTCAGTCTTCATTGAGTGGCCATGGACGTGTATCT CTTATTTGCACTGTCACTCCTTCATCAAGCAGTTCCGAAGAGACACATAATACGCTCAAATTTGCACACCGTGCCAAACACATTGAAATCCAAGCAGCACAAAACAAG ATTATTGATGAGAAATCACTTATCAAAAAGTACCAAAACGAGATTCGTTCTTTAAAGGAAGAGTTAGAGCAGTTGAGGAGGGGGATTGTTAGAGTTCCACAACTGAAAGATTCTGCAGAAGAAGACCTCTTGCTCTTAAAACGAAAG CTAGAGGATGGTCAAGTCAAACTGCAATCACGAttggaacaagaagaagaagctaaagCTACTTTGTTAGCCAGAATTCAACGCTTGACAAAACTAATTTTGGTCTCCTCAAAAGCATCGCAATCATCAAGAGTACTTCCTCATAGACCTGGTCATAGAAGCAGACATTCCTTTGGTGAAGAGGAG CTTTCATACCTACCACACAAGAGGCCAGACTTGATTTTAGATAATGACAACATTGAATTGTATGGTTCTCCTGAGGGGAATGCTGAAACCACTAATGCTATGTTGAAGGAGAAAAAGACCCGGAAGCATGGACTCCTAAACTGGTTGAAGCCACGG AAACGAGAAAGTGGCTTGGGTACTTTGACAAGCACCGGTGATAAGTCAAGTGGAATAAAGTCCATGAGTACACCCTCAACAACCCAAGGAGAAAGTAGCATCCTCCATACAGAAGCCAGACTTTCCCATTCTCTACTTTCAGAAAGCTCTCCATCTGCAGAACTTTTATCTGAGGCTAGAGAGGATAGAGAAGTTCATGGGGATAATTTCCGGGGACAAGAGACACCTCTG gcTAGCATAAAATCAATCGATCAGATTGAGCTTTTAAGGGAGCAGAAAAAGATCTTGTCTGGAGAGGTGGCACTCCATTCAAGTGCTTTGAAGCGCTTATCTGAGGCGGCTAAAAGGAACCCCAAGAAGGATCTTATTCAT GTGGAGATGAAAAACTTGAAAGATGAAATCATGGGAAAGAATGAACAAATAGCTTTGCTGGAAAAGCAAATTACTGATTCCATTGTCCTTGCTTCACACAAGAAgattgataattttgaattatcACAC TCTGTTTCTGAATTGATGGCGCAATTGAACGAGAAGTCATTTGAACTTGAG GTTAAAGCTGCAGATAATCGTGTAATTCAAGAGCAGCTGAACCAGAAG ATCAGTGAATGTGGAGGATTGCAGAACACAATTGCCTCCTTAAAGCAGCAGCTCTCTGATGCACTGGAGTTGAGCAATTTAAATACTGCAATCACTTATTCGCAACGATTTACAGAAACAGGGAGCTCGCACGGAGAAGATGGCTCAGGCAGAGGGTTGCTTTTAGGAGCACAG GCCACGGCTATTGAAGAACTGAAGCAGACAGTGGGAGAACTCACAGAATCAAAAGAACAGCTAGAACTTCGAAACCAGAAACTGGCGGAGGAGAGTTCGTATGCCAAAGGCTTAGCCTCAGCAGCTGCTATTGAACTCAAGGCATTATCAGAAGAAATTGCCAAGCTTATGAACCATAACGAGAGACTGGCTGCCGAGCTGGCCGCATCTAAGAACTCTCCCACTCAGCGTAGAACTAGCCCTGCGGTCAGAAATGGCCGGAGAGATAGTCATGTTAAGCGCAACGATCAAGGTGGGCCAGTCTCTGATATCAAGAGAGAACTGGCTGCAAGTCGGGAGAAAGAGCTTTCATACGAAGCTGCTCTATTAGAGAAGGATCAGAGAGAGGCTCAGCTTCAAAGAAGGGTTGAGGAATCCAAGCAAAGAGAAGCTTATCTCGAAAACGAACTTGCCAACATGTGGGTTCTTGTGGCAAAGTTGAAGAAATCCCATGGTGCCGAAACTGAGGCTTCTGAATCAACAAGACAGACTCCGCGCGTTGAAGGTTTTGGAATTTGA
- the LOC122279373 gene encoding kinesin-like protein KIN-7K, chloroplastic isoform X2, with translation MASKEKSKSKKFGSTKSKAANYSSYSTTSSSKPYLDTSIDGQSSPASSSVRSKPHFYSETLPLDAGRSKENVTVTVRFRPLSPREIHQGEEIAWYADGETIVRNEHNPSIAYAYDRVFGPTTTTRNVYDVAAQHAVSGAMEGISGTIFAYGVTSSGKTHTMHGDQRSPGIIPLAVKDAFSIIQETPNREFLLRMSYLEIYNEVMNDLLNPAGQNLRIREDSQGIFVEGIKEEVVLSPAHALSLIAAGEEHRHVGSTNFNLLSSRSHTIFTLTIESSPCGENSQGEAVSLSQLNLIDLAGSESSKAETTGVRRKEGSYINKSLLTLGTVISKLTDGRAAHIPYRDSKLTRLLQSSLSGHGRVSLICTVTPSSSSSEETHNTLKFAHRAKHIEIQAAQNKIIDEKSLIKKYQNEIRSLKEELEQLRRGIVRVPQLKDSAEEDLLLLKRKLEDGQVKLQSRLEQEEEAKATLLARIQRLTKLILVSSKASQSSRVLPHRPGHRSRHSFGEEELSYLPHKRPDLILDNDNIELYGSPEGNAETTNAMLKEKKTRKHGLLNWLKPRKRESGLGTLTSTGDKSSGIKSMSTPSTTQGESSILHTEARLSHSLLSESSPSAELLSEAREDREVHGDNFRGQETPLSVSELMAQLNEKSFELEVKAADNRVIQEQLNQKISECGGLQNTIASLKQQLSDALELSNLNTAITYSQRFTETGSSHGEDGSGRGLLLGAQATAIEELKQTVGELTESKEQLELRNQKLAEESSYAKGLASAAAIELKALSEEIAKLMNHNERLAAELAASKNSPTQRRTSPAVRNGRRDSHVKRNDQGGPVSDIKRELAASREKELSYEAALLEKDQREAQLQRRVEESKQREAYLENELANMWVLVAKLKKSHGAETEASESTRQTPRVEGFGI, from the exons ATGGCGtccaaagaaaaatcaaaatcgAAGAAGTTCGGTTCGACTAAGTCTAAAGCCGCTAATTATTCTTCGTACTCAACCACATCGTCTTCCAAACCGTATCTGGACACGTCTATTGATGGTCAGAGCTCTCCTGCATCTTCATCGGTGCGAAGTAAGCCTCACTTTTACTCAGAGACTCTACCTTTGGATGCTGGGAGATCCAAAGAAAATGTAACAGTGACAGTTCGGTTTCGTCCGCTAAG TCCGAGGGAAATCCATCAAGGAGAGGAGATTGCATGGTATGCAGATGGTGAAACTATCGTGCGGAACGAGCATAACCCTTCAATAGCTTATGCATACG ATCGAGTATTTGGCCCTACAACCACAACCCGTAATGTATATGATGTTGCCGCCCAGCATGCTGTTAGTGGCGCTATGGAAGGCATTAGTG GTACAATTTTTGCATACGGGGTGACAAGCAGTGGGAAGACCCACACTATGCAT GGTGATCAGAGGTCCCCTGGAATTATACCACTGGCAGTGAAAGATGCTTTCAGCATCATCCAAGAG ACTCCAAACAGAGAGTTTCTTCTTCGTATGTCATACTTGGAAATCTACAATGAG GTTATGAATGACTTGTTGAACCCAGCAGGACAGAATTTAAGAATTAGAGAGGATTCTCAG GGCATCTTTGTTGAAGGAATAAAGGAGGAAGTTGTGCTATCCCCTGCTCATGCCCTTTCCCTTATAGCTGCTGGAGAAG AGCACAGACATGTGGGGTCcacaaattttaatttactcAGCAGTAGGAGCCATACGATATTTACGCTG ACTATAGAGAGCAGCCCATGCGGTGAGAATAGTCAAGGGGAAGCAGTAAGCCTGTCACAACTG AACCTCATCGATCTGGCAGGTTCTGAGAGTTCAAAAGCAGAAACTACAGGTGTGAGACGGAAAGAAGGATCCTATATTAATAAGAGCCTCCTAACGCTTGGAACT GTTATATCCAAGTTAACAGATGGGAGGGCTGCTCATATACCATACAGGGACTCTAAATTGACAAGACTTCTTCAGTCTTCATTGAGTGGCCATGGACGTGTATCT CTTATTTGCACTGTCACTCCTTCATCAAGCAGTTCCGAAGAGACACATAATACGCTCAAATTTGCACACCGTGCCAAACACATTGAAATCCAAGCAGCACAAAACAAG ATTATTGATGAGAAATCACTTATCAAAAAGTACCAAAACGAGATTCGTTCTTTAAAGGAAGAGTTAGAGCAGTTGAGGAGGGGGATTGTTAGAGTTCCACAACTGAAAGATTCTGCAGAAGAAGACCTCTTGCTCTTAAAACGAAAG CTAGAGGATGGTCAAGTCAAACTGCAATCACGAttggaacaagaagaagaagctaaagCTACTTTGTTAGCCAGAATTCAACGCTTGACAAAACTAATTTTGGTCTCCTCAAAAGCATCGCAATCATCAAGAGTACTTCCTCATAGACCTGGTCATAGAAGCAGACATTCCTTTGGTGAAGAGGAG CTTTCATACCTACCACACAAGAGGCCAGACTTGATTTTAGATAATGACAACATTGAATTGTATGGTTCTCCTGAGGGGAATGCTGAAACCACTAATGCTATGTTGAAGGAGAAAAAGACCCGGAAGCATGGACTCCTAAACTGGTTGAAGCCACGG AAACGAGAAAGTGGCTTGGGTACTTTGACAAGCACCGGTGATAAGTCAAGTGGAATAAAGTCCATGAGTACACCCTCAACAACCCAAGGAGAAAGTAGCATCCTCCATACAGAAGCCAGACTTTCCCATTCTCTACTTTCAGAAAGCTCTCCATCTGCAGAACTTTTATCTGAGGCTAGAGAGGATAGAGAAGTTCATGGGGATAATTTCCGGGGACAAGAGACACCTCTG TCTGTTTCTGAATTGATGGCGCAATTGAACGAGAAGTCATTTGAACTTGAG GTTAAAGCTGCAGATAATCGTGTAATTCAAGAGCAGCTGAACCAGAAG ATCAGTGAATGTGGAGGATTGCAGAACACAATTGCCTCCTTAAAGCAGCAGCTCTCTGATGCACTGGAGTTGAGCAATTTAAATACTGCAATCACTTATTCGCAACGATTTACAGAAACAGGGAGCTCGCACGGAGAAGATGGCTCAGGCAGAGGGTTGCTTTTAGGAGCACAG GCCACGGCTATTGAAGAACTGAAGCAGACAGTGGGAGAACTCACAGAATCAAAAGAACAGCTAGAACTTCGAAACCAGAAACTGGCGGAGGAGAGTTCGTATGCCAAAGGCTTAGCCTCAGCAGCTGCTATTGAACTCAAGGCATTATCAGAAGAAATTGCCAAGCTTATGAACCATAACGAGAGACTGGCTGCCGAGCTGGCCGCATCTAAGAACTCTCCCACTCAGCGTAGAACTAGCCCTGCGGTCAGAAATGGCCGGAGAGATAGTCATGTTAAGCGCAACGATCAAGGTGGGCCAGTCTCTGATATCAAGAGAGAACTGGCTGCAAGTCGGGAGAAAGAGCTTTCATACGAAGCTGCTCTATTAGAGAAGGATCAGAGAGAGGCTCAGCTTCAAAGAAGGGTTGAGGAATCCAAGCAAAGAGAAGCTTATCTCGAAAACGAACTTGCCAACATGTGGGTTCTTGTGGCAAAGTTGAAGAAATCCCATGGTGCCGAAACTGAGGCTTCTGAATCAACAAGACAGACTCCGCGCGTTGAAGGTTTTGGAATTTGA